The region GATCCCTCTGCCGATCGTCCTGAAAAGAACCGCCTGGTCCAACCGGCTGTATGCACCCGAGACGGGCATTCCGTACGGCGCGGCGATGGCGCCGGCGGCACTGCTGCTGCTCCCGGAGAGCCACTGGTTCTCCGCCCTCATCTGATGCCGCCAACACCTAAGACAACACCACGAGGTAAGTCATGATCCGCGTCATTATTCTCTTGCTCGCGCTTGCATCCGGCGGCGCCGCCTCCTGGCTGGCGCTCGGCTCCTCCGACGAGCCGACTGTCGCGGCCGCGGAAGTTCAGAAGGCGCCCGCACATGAGGTGCTCATTGCTGCTTCCGAGCTTGCCCGTGGATCTGTTCTCGAGGAAGCGCACATGCGCTGGCAGCCATGGGAAGGCGACATTCCCCCTGTGTTCATCAGCCGTGGATCGCGGCCGGACGCGATCGCGGCACTCAAAGGCATGCTCGCCCAAAGCAGGTTCGTCGCGGGAGAACCGATCCGTGAAGACAAGCTTGCACAGCGTGGTGCCGGTTTTCTCTCCAGTATGCTGCCTTCCGGGAAACGGGCGATCGCGGTTCGCGTGACGGCGGAAAGCACGGCCGGAGGTTTCATTCTGCCCAATGACCATGTCGACGTCATCCACACCGTTGCCCGCCCGGACTCCTCGGGCAAGGAGGGCAAGGTCTTAAGCCGCGCGATCCTCTCCAACATTCGGGTGCTCGCGGTCGATCAGACGGTGTCGGAAGGAGCTGATGGCACCTCTGTCGTTGGAAAAACCGCGACACTCGAGGCGGATCCGGAACAGATCGCAATCATTGCCGCTGCGGAGGCCTCCGGTACCGTTTCACTCGCGCTTCGTGCGGTCGCGGACAACCATGAAGCACCGGTTGTCGAACACGAGGGAAACCGGAGGGGCGTCGTACGCATTGTCAGTGGTGGGCGCTTGTCGACGGTCGAAGTCCCGTCCCGCTCCGATGGCAGTTGATCGATTTTACGGAAATATCAGATAAATGAAACAGCTCGGCAACGAAAAACAAGACGCATCAAAGGCAACGGTCGCACCGCCGCTTTTGCCGATCCCGAAGGTCGACATCGCCGTCTTCTGCAATTCAGAGGAGGTGGGGGAGGCCATTCGAACTGCGGCGATCGATCGTCGCATGTCGCGAGCGACAGTGACGGTGAAGGCGGGTGGAATAAAGGAAGCGACTTCGCTTTACGGCGGCGTCACCTCGCCGAACCTCGTCGTGGTGGAGAACAGCGACGATGAGGTTCGCCTGATGAGCGCGCTCGAGGCGCTGGCGATTGAGTGTGTCACGGGCACCAAAGTCATCGTCATCGGCTGTTCAAACGACGTTGGGCTCTACAAAAAGCTTCTGGACGCCGGCGTGAGTGATTATCTCGTCAGGCCGCTCGAGCCGATGGATTTCGTCGCTGCCGTGCATCGCTGCTTCCGGGATTCGACGGAAGAGAAGCTTGGACGCATCGTCGCCTTCGTCGGCGCCAAGGGCGGAACTGGCTCCTCGACGCTCGCGCACAATGTGGCGCTGGCGATGTCAAAGCGCGTCGATGCCGATGTGTTGGTGGCCGACCTTGACCTTCAGTACGGAACACTAGGCCTGAATTTCGACGTGGAAGGGCCGCAAGGCATATCGGCCGTGCTCGATAGCCCGGATCGCCTCGACGACGTGCTCTTGCGGCGTTTGGCTGTGCCCTACACGGAACGGCTGCATCTTCTACCGGCGACCGCCGACCTCGACCGTTTTTACAATCTGAGGGAAGAACATGTCGATCATCTCCTGGATGTCGCCCGCTCGAGTTCCTGGCATATCGTGGTCGATTTGCCTCACATTTGGACGCCGTGGACGAAGAAGATGCTGCTCGAAGCCGACGAGATCGTGGTAACCGCGACGCCGGATCTTGCAAGCATGCGCAATGCGAAGAACCTCATCGACTTCTTGAAAAAGGCAAGACCGAACGACCCGCCGCCACGACTTGTGCTGAACAAGGTCGGGACCCCGAAACTCTCAGAGATCAAGGCAAAGGATTTCGTAGCGGCAGTCGGACTCGAAGAGAACGTAACAATTTCCTTCGATCCGCAACTGTTTGGAAAAGCCGCCAACAACGGGCAACTCGTCATCGAAACGGCTCCGGATTCACCGGCGGGCAAGGCCATGGTTTCGCTTGCATGGCGGGTTGGCGGAACGAGGGAGAGACGAATCCGGCAAAAAGGCTTCCGGGCATGGGCGCAGAAGCTCTTGAAGGTCGGGAAGCCCAAGGCTCCGTCAGGCCTCCAAAAGAAGGTGAGCGAGCTGAAGAATTCCGAAGCTGGCGTTTCTGCCGTGGAATTTGCGCTGATTGCTCCGGTGCTCGCTCTTAGTCTCGTGGCTATGGCAGATGTCGGCCTGGCGATCTACGAGCGGATGACGATCGACCATGTCCTTCGGGCCGGCGCACAGGCCGCCATGGCTGATCCCGGCCCGACACAGATTGATAAGGTGCTGCAGTCGACGCTCGCTCAAAGCGCAAGACCGGCCAATGTCACGCTGGCGCCGGTCACGCGCTACTGCGCCTGTCCGGAAAATGCCGATGTCAAGCC is a window of Sinorhizobium numidicum DNA encoding:
- the cpaB gene encoding Flp pilus assembly protein CpaB, translating into MIRVIILLLALASGGAASWLALGSSDEPTVAAAEVQKAPAHEVLIAASELARGSVLEEAHMRWQPWEGDIPPVFISRGSRPDAIAALKGMLAQSRFVAGEPIREDKLAQRGAGFLSSMLPSGKRAIAVRVTAESTAGGFILPNDHVDVIHTVARPDSSGKEGKVLSRAILSNIRVLAVDQTVSEGADGTSVVGKTATLEADPEQIAIIAAAEASGTVSLALRAVADNHEAPVVEHEGNRRGVVRIVSGGRLSTVEVPSRSDGS
- a CDS encoding AAA family ATPase — translated: MKQLGNEKQDASKATVAPPLLPIPKVDIAVFCNSEEVGEAIRTAAIDRRMSRATVTVKAGGIKEATSLYGGVTSPNLVVVENSDDEVRLMSALEALAIECVTGTKVIVIGCSNDVGLYKKLLDAGVSDYLVRPLEPMDFVAAVHRCFRDSTEEKLGRIVAFVGAKGGTGSSTLAHNVALAMSKRVDADVLVADLDLQYGTLGLNFDVEGPQGISAVLDSPDRLDDVLLRRLAVPYTERLHLLPATADLDRFYNLREEHVDHLLDVARSSSWHIVVDLPHIWTPWTKKMLLEADEIVVTATPDLASMRNAKNLIDFLKKARPNDPPPRLVLNKVGTPKLSEIKAKDFVAAVGLEENVTISFDPQLFGKAANNGQLVIETAPDSPAGKAMVSLAWRVGGTRERRIRQKGFRAWAQKLLKVGKPKAPSGLQKKVSELKNSEAGVSAVEFALIAPVLALSLVAMADVGLAIYERMTIDHVLRAGAQAAMADPGPTQIDKVLQSTLAQSARPANVTLAPVTRYCACPENADVKPDAAPTCGTTPCASAAPQLVYYRLAAVKSYQPMSLPEVLPAFQLSSAIQVQVR